A section of the Poecile atricapillus isolate bPoeAtr1 chromosome 36, bPoeAtr1.hap1, whole genome shotgun sequence genome encodes:
- the LOC131591014 gene encoding tenascin-X-like isoform X6: MSPQLSLCRHGSPCAPLVCVPVSLRCPQRCSCVPYRCACIPGDVPSGVPRVSGCPLWVSLLPLCVTVGVPQDVPVPLRPPMGVPCVSCVSLVCPTVSPHPPGAFFALDVPTAVPMSLIGACVSPWMSPWMFLNSPGCSHKCPACPPTCACVPPVVVPTVVAVSLHDVRVHLWLPLRIPMSPFSPRTMPMTLELRLLLLALALRGEAVSPSVSPSVSPSVSPAASSPESPSETCGAALADVLRRLRELEGHVRALRGHCGDTGGPQAGTGRSVQLCAPPAGGGCACPAPSAEAPPPAPPPACPRGCSDQGRCERGRCRCFPGFSGPDCATPACSPGWGGARCDIEVPWVTPRLASRTPTSLRITWPQPLVPPDGYRVTLVPLDDPVAMTTHELPSSAVAFSVTGLSPGHPFELLVQARRGPHLGAPGVLRLRTALIPSVPHYEGSPASPQGSLGSPAVAPSARGPPESPGSPGSLGPPGSPVSPISPDLSLGSPGFLGSPASPKVPASPVARGSLGSPAPPRSSMSPESPESPAPSEFPGSSVSQDFSVSPASPESPLSPEFPELPGSPESPMFPGSTPPPWSPVSPWPPLSPGIPSLQDLVARLSTYSGSLLQRLESHLRATNFPLRGNQTVPGVARAILAYILRRHPALGRRQGPTGESGNQEPVLEWADMDGMELTEPWRDVEKTVKAEPEELRPSRPVLGDLSVTSITPSSVQLQWSVPKGSFDSFMLQYRDAEGQPQALPIAGGSRSVTVPGLSPSHRYRFHLYGLRGKKKIDHVSTEAVTGTEEPEELPLPSEEQKHEKLQIETPPSDAPPVKAVMGELRVSSVTPSSMELQWSVPEGSFDSFMLQYRDAEGQPQALPIDGGSRSVTVPGLSPSRRYRFHLYGLQGRKKTDRVSIDIITAAEEPEELPQPTEEPQDENPQTEAPPSEATPAQAVLDELRVSSVSPSSVQLQWSVPKGSFDSFMLQYRDAEGQPQALPIAGGSRSVTVPGLSPSRRYRFHLYGLRGGKRIDRVSTDTVTASEEPLPSEEPKQEKPKAESTTSDALPAPAVLSELTVSSVTPSSVQLQWSVPEGPFDSFMLQYRDAEGQPQALPIHGESRSVTVPGLSPSHRYRFHLYGLRGKKKIDHVSTEAMTAAEEPEELPQPTEEPQDENPQTEAPPSEATPAQAVLDELRVSSVSPSSVQLQWSVPKGSFDSFMLQYRDAEGQPQALPIAGGSRSVTVPGLSPSRRYRFHLYGLRGGKRIDRVSTDTVTASEEPLPSETKQEKPKAESTTSDALPAPAVLSDMTVSSVTPSSVQLQWSVPEGPFDSFMLQYRDAEGQPQALPIHGESRSVMVPGLSPSHRYRFHLYGLRGRKKIVHVSTEAVTAAEEPEELPQPTEEPQDENPQTEAPPSEATPAQAVLDELRVSSVSPSSVQLQWSVPKGSFDSFMLQYRDAEGQPQALPIAGGSRSVTVPGLSPSRRYRFHLYGLRGGKRIDRVSTDTVTASEEPLPSEEPKQEKPKAESTTSDALPAPAVLSELTVSSVTPSSVQLQWSVPEGPFDSFMLQYRDAHGQPQALPIHGESRSVTVPGLSPSHRYRFHLYGLRGKKKIDHVSTEAMTAAEEPEELPLPTEEPQDENPQTEAPPSEATPAQAVLDELRVSSVAPSSVQLQWSVPKGSFDSFMLQYRDAEGQPQALPIAGGSRSVTVPGLSPSRRYRFHLYGLRGGKRIDRVSTDTVTAAEKPEELPLPTEEPQQHEKPQTDAASAEALPARAVLGDLMVSSVTPNSVQLQWSVPEGPFDSFMLQYRDAEGQPQALPIAGESRSLTVPGLSPSHRYRFHLYGLRGKKKIDHVSTEAMTAAEEPEELPQPTEEPQDENPQTEAPPSEATPAQAVLDELRVSSVSPSSVQLQWSVPKGSFDSFMLQYRDAEGQPQALPIAGGSRSVTVPGLSPSRRYRFHLYGLRGGKRIDRVSTDTVTAAEKPEELPLPTEEPQQHEKPQTEAPSAEALPERSVLGDLKVSSVTPSSVQLQWSVPEGPFDSFMLQYRDAEGQPQALPIDGGSRSVTVPGLSPSHRYRFHLYGLRGKKKIDHVSTEAMTAAEEPEELPQPTEEPQDENPQTEAPPSEATPAQAVLDELRVSSVSPSSVQLQWSVPKGSFDSFMLQYRDAEGQPQALPIAGGSRSVTVPGLSPSRRYRFHLYGLRGGKRIDRVSTDTVTASEKPEKLPLPTEEPQHEKPKTEAPATEALPARAVLSELTVSSVTPSSVQLQWSVPEGPFDSFVLQYRDAQGQPQALPIHGESRSVTVPGLSPSHRYRFHLYGLRGRKKIDHVSTEAMTAEEPEELPLPTEEPQDENPQTEAPPSEATPAQAVLDELRVSSVSPSSVQLQWSVPKGSFDSFMLQYRDAEGQPQALPIAGGSRSVTVPGLSPSRRYRFHLYGLRGGKRIDRVSTDTVTAATDKTEEPPSPSEEPQTEVLPTDDNQPEHTQNEVPLVRAVLGELRVASVTPDSVQLQWSVPEGPFDSFMLQYRDAEGQPQALPIDGESRSVTVPGLSPSHRYRFHLYGLRDGKRTDRVSTDIITAAAKPEELALPSEEPKPEVISSDAPPAWAELGELKVSSVTPNSVQLQWAVPKGPFDSFMLQYQDVHGKPQALPIDGRSRSVTVPGLSPSHQYRFHLYGLQGGKRVDHVSTDVVTDAAVPEQMPIPSVEPQLEDHKPEQPQTEVDQGQDALGKLRVSNVTPNSVQLQWSISEGSFDSFTLQYRDALGQPQALAVDGGSRSVTVPGLSPSHWYRFHLYGVRGRKRIDRVSTDVVTADPEDLPPPSMDTPTEAAPSEAPSARAVLGELRVSSVTPNSVQLHWTVPEGHFDSFMLQYRDAEGQPQALPINGRLRSVTVPGLSPSHRYRFHLYGLRARKKIDHVSTEIVIADREAATVLEELPLPSEEPQDEKHQTEVPTSAPTLAQAVLKELTVSSVTPSSVQLQWSVPKGPFDSFMLQYRDAQGQPQALPIAGGSRSVTVPGLSPSHRYRFHLYGLRGRKKIAHVSTDIVTATAKTEELPLPSEEPQPEDPKGKDPPAEATPSEVPLERAVLSDLRVSNITPDSVQLQWSVPKGSFDSFMLQYQDAEGQPQALPIAGGSRSVTVPGLSPSRRYRFHLYGLRGGKRIDHVSTETTTGAPGTLWVGSVWPRSAWLHWDAPHTPPDGYELMYGSPGGPQQTLWLPPEATSRQLWGLEPARRYGVRLWGRGGDPQTAPLEATFDTPPLPHPHPRDCAEEQLNGPGPSRETLIFLRGDPARPLRVFCDMETDGGGWLVFQRRQDGGTDFWRGWDSYARGFGNVSGEFWLGNEALHELTTATPTELRVDLRTARDSAFALYRDFAVGSAQERYRLRVGAFSGTAGDALSYHSGSPFSTKDRDSRDPRDRRDPSGRPRPPPCAVAYGGAWWYRNCHYANLNGRYGTPRDHQGIHWFPWKGFNVSIPFTEMKLRPQRG, from the exons ATGTCCCCACAGCTGTCCTTGTGTCGCCATGGgtccccctgtgcccccctcgtgtgtgtccctgtgtccctcaggtgtccccagagatGTTCCTGTGTCCCCTACCGGTGTGCATGTATCCCTGGAGATGTCCCCAGCGGTGTCCCCCGTGTGTCTGGGTGTCCCCTATGGGTGTCTCTCTTACCCCTCTGTGTCACCGTGGGTGTCCCCCAAGACGTCCCTGTCCCCCTGCGTCCCCCCATGGGTGTTCCCTGTGTTTCATGTGTGTCCCTTGTGTGTCCCACGGTGTCTCCACATCCTCCCGGTGCCTTCTTTGCCTTGGACGTCCCCACAGCTGTCCCTATGTCCCTTATCGGTGCCTGTGTCTCCCCATGGATGTCCCCATGGATGTTCCTGAACAGCCCTGGTTGTTCCCATAAATGTCCCGCGTGCCCCCCCACGTGTGCCTGTGTCCCCCCCGTGGTTGTCCCCACGGTTGTCGCTGTGTCTCTCCACGATGTCCGCGTTCACCTGTGGCTGCCTCTGCGTATCCCGATGTCCCCGTTTTCCCCCAGGACGATGCCGATGACCCTGGAACTGCGGCTTCTtctgctggcgctggcgctgcgGGGGGAGGCAGTgtccccctcagtgtccccctcagtgtccccctcagtgtcccctgccgCGTCTTCCCCCGAGTCCCCCTCCGAGACGTGTGGGGCAGCCCTGGCGGATGTGCTGAGGAGGCTGCGGGAGCTCGAGGGACACGTGCgggcactgaggggacactgtggggacacggggggacccCAGGCCGGGACAG gtcGGTCGGTGCAGCTCTGTGCGCCCCCTgccggcggcggctgcgcctgcCCCGCCCCCTCGGccgaggccccgcccccggccccgccccccgcgtGCCCGCGCGGCTGCAGTGACCAGGGCCGGTGCGAGAGGGGGCGCTGCCGCTGCTTCCCGGGCTTCAGCGGCCCCGACTGCGCCACCCCCGCCTGCAGCCCGGGCTGGGGCGGGGCCCGCTGCGACATCG AGGTGCCCTGGGTAACACCACGCTTGGCCTCCCGCACCCCAACATCCCTGCGCATCACCTGGCCCCAGCCCCTGGTTCCTCCTGATGGCTACCGGGTGACACTTGTCCCTCTG GATGACCCTGTGGCCATGACAACGCATGaactgcccagctctgctgtcgCCTTCTCAgtgacagggctgtccccaggccacCCCTTCGAGCTGCTGGTCCAAGCCCGGCGGGGGCCGCATCTAGGGGCACCCGGGGTCCTGCGTCTGCGCACAG CACTCATCCCATCTGTGCCACACTATGAGGGGTCCCCGGCATCGCCTCAGGGCtccctggggtccccagcagtGGCACCATCAGCCCGAGGACCCCCAGAGtccccaggatccccagggTCACTGGGGCCCCCAgggtcaccagtgtcaccaatATCACCAGACTTGTCCTTGGGATCACCCGGGTTTTTGGGATCACCAGCATCCCCCAAGGTTCCAGCATCCCCAGTAGCTCGAGGGTCCCTGGGATCCCCAGCACCCCCGAGATCATCAATGTCACCAGAGTCCCCAGAGTCACCAGCACCATCAGAATTCCCAGGGTCATCAGTGTCACAAGATTTCTCAGTGTCACCAGCGTCCCCAGagtccccattgtccccagaGTTCCCAGAGCTTCCGGGGTCCCCAGAGTCCCCAATGTTTCCAGGATCCACTCCACCCCCAtggtccccagtgtccccatggcccccactgtccccaggcatcccctccctgcaggaCCTGGTGGCCCGGCTGTCCACATACAGTGGATCCCTGCTCCAGCGTCTCGAGAGCCACCTTCGGGCCACCAACTTCCCACTCCGTGGCAACCAGACAGTGCCAGGGGTGGCCCGCGCCATCCTGGCTTACATCCTGCGCCGGCACCCAGCCCTTGGGAGAAGACAGGGACCCACAG GGGAGAGTGGAAACCAGGAGCCGGTGCTGGAATGGGCGGACatggatgggatggagctgACAGAGCCATGGAGGGACGTGGAGAAAACAG TCAAAGCCGAGCCAGAGGAGCTGCGTCCATCCCGGCCAGTCCTGGGTGACCTCAGTGTCACCAGCAtcacccccagctctgtgcagctgcagtggagTGTCCCCAAGGGCTCCTTTGACTCCTTCATGCTGCAGTATCGGGATGCTGAGGGCcagccccaggccctgcccatCGCTGGCGGGTCTCGCTCAGTGACGGTGCCAggcctgtccccatcccaccggTACCGCTTCCACCTCTATGGGCTGCGGGGTAAAAAGAAGATTGACCATGTCTCCACTGAGGCTGTGACAG GCAcagaggagccagaggagtTGCCCCTGCCCTCAGAGGAACAAAAACATGAGAAACTCCAAATTGAGACACCCCCGTCTGATGCCCCCCCAGTGAAGGCAGTGATGGGGGAGCTGAGGGTATCCAGTGTCACTCccagctccatggagctgcagtGGAGTGTCCCTGAGGGCTCCTTTGACTCCTTCATGCTGCAGTACCGGGATGCTGAGGGCCAGCCACAGGCCCTGCCCATTGATGGAGGGTCCCGATCAGTGACGGTGCCGGGGCTGTCCCCGTCTCGCCGGTACCGCTTCCATCTGTATGGGCTGCAGGGTAGGAAGAAGACAGACCGTGTCTCTATCGACATTATCACAG CAGCAGAAGAGCCAGAGGAACTGCCCCAGCCCACAGAGGAACCACAGGATGAGAATCCCCAAACTGAGGCCCCACCATCTGAGGCCACTCCAGCACAGGCAGTACTGGATGAGCTGAGGGTCTCCAGCGtcagccccagctctgtgcagctgcagtggagcGTCCCCAAGGGCTCCTTTGACTCCTTCATGCTGCAGTATCGGGATGCTGAGGGCcagccccaggccctgcccatCGCTGGCGGGTCTCGCTCGGTGACGGTGCCAGGCCTGTCCCCATCCCGCCGGTACCGCTTCCACCTCTATGGGCTGCGTGGAGGCAAAAGGATTGATCGTGTCTCCACTGACACTGTCACAG CCAGTGAAGAACCCTTGCCCTCAGAGGAGCCCAAACAGGAGAAGCCAAAAGCTGAGTCCACCACATCTGAtgctctcccagctccagcagtgctCAGTGAGCTGACAGTCTCCAGTGTCACacccagctctgtgcagctgcagtggagTGTCCCCGAGGGCCCCTTTGACTCCTTCATGCTGCAGTACCGGGATGCTGAGGGCcagccccaggccctgcccatTCATGGGGAATCTCGCTCAGTGACTGTGCCggggctgtccccatcccaccggTACCGCTTCCACCTCTATGGgctgaggggaaagaaaaagattgaCCACGTCTCCACCGAGGCCATGACGG CAGCAGAAGAGCCAGAGGAACTGCCCCAGCCCACAGAGGAACCACAGGATGAGAATCCCCAAACTGAGGCCCCACCATCTGAGGCCACTCCAGCACAGGCAGTACTGGATGAGCTGAGGGTCTCCAGCGtcagccccagctctgtgcagctgcagtggagTGTCCCCAAGGGCTCCTTTGACTCCTTCATGCTGCAGTATCGGGATGCTGAGGGCcagccccaggccctgcccatCGCTGGCGGGTCTCGCTCGGTGACGGTGCCAGGCCTGTCCCCATCCCGCCGGTACCGCTTCCACCTCTATGGGCTGCGTGGAGGCAAAAGGATTGATCGTGTCTCCACTGACACTGTCACAG CCAGTGAAGAACCCTTGCCCTCGGAGACCAAACAGGAGAAGCCAAAAGCTGAGTCCACCACATCTGatgccctcccagctccagcagtgctCAGTGACATGACAGtctccagtgtcacccccagctctgtgcagctACAGTGGAGTGTCCCCGAGGGCCCCTTTGACTCCTTCATGCTGCAGTATCGGGATGCTGAGGGCcagccccaggccctgcccatTCATGGGGAATCTCGCTCGGTGATGGTGCCggggctgtccccatcccaccggTACCGCTTCCACCTCTATGggctgaggggaaggaaaaaaattgtccaCGTCTCCACTGAGGCCGTGACGG CTGCAGAAGAGCCAGAGGAACTGCCCCAGCCCACAGAGGAACCGCAGGATGAGAATCCCCAAACTGAGGCCCCACCATCTGAGGCCACTCCAGCACAGGCAGTACTGGATGAGCTGAGGGTCTCCAGCGtcagccccagctctgtgcagctgcagtggagcGTCCCCAAGGGCTCCTTTGACTCCTTCATGCTGCAGTATCGGGATGCTGAGGGCcagccccaggccctgcccatCGCTGGCGGGTCTCGCTCGGTGACGGTGCCAGGCCTGTCCCCATCCCGCCGGTACCGCTTCCACCTCTATGGGCTGCGTGGAGGCAAAAGGATTGATCGTGTCTCCACTGACACTGTCACAG CCAGTGAAGAACCCTTGCCCTCAGAGGAGCCCAAACAGGAGAAGCCAAAAGCTGAGTCCACCACATCTGatgccctcccagctccagcagtgctCAGTGAGCTGACAGtctccagtgtcacccccagctctgtgcagctgcagtggagTGTCCCCGAGGGCCCCTTTGACTCCTTCATGCTGCAGTACCGGGATGCCCATGGCcagccccaggccctgcccatTCATGGGGAATCTCGCTCAGTGACGGTGCCggggctgtccccatcccaccggTACCGCTTCCACCTCTATGGgctgaggggaaagaaaaagattgaCCACGTCTCCACGGAGGCCATGACGG CCGCAGAAGAGCCAGAGGAACTGCCCCTGCCCACAGAGGAACCGCAGGATGAGAATCCCCAAACTGAGGCCCCACCATCTGAGGCCACTCCAGCACAGGCAGTACTGGATGAGCTGAGGGTCTCCAGCGTCgctcccagctctgtgcagctgcagtggagcGTCCCCAAGGGCTCCTTTGACTCCTTCATGCTGCAGTACCGGGATGCTGAGGGCcagccccaggccctgcccatCGCTGGCGGGTCTCGCTCGGTGACGGTGCCAGGCCTGTCCCCATCCCGCCGGTACCGCTTCCACCTCTATGGGCTGCGTGGAGGCAAAAGGATTGATCGTGTCTCCACTGACACTGTCACAG CCGCAGAGAAGCCAGAAGAACTACCCCTGCCTACAGAGGAACCACAGCAGCATGAGAAACCCCAAACTGACGCTGCCTCTGCTGAGGCACTCCCAGCACGAGCAGTTCTGGGAGACCTGATGGTCTCCAGTGTCACACCCAactctgtgcagctgcagtggagTGTCCCCGAGGGCCCCTTTGACTCCTTCATGCTGCAGTACCGGGATGCTGAGGGCcagccccaggccctgcccatCGCTGGGGAATCTCGCTCACTGACGGTGCCAggcctgtccccatcccaccggTACCGCTTCCACCTCTATGGgctgaggggaaagaaaaagattgaCCACGTCTCCACCGAGGCCATGACGG CAGCAGAAGAGCCAGAGGAACTGCCCCAGCCCACAGAGGAACCGCAGGATGAGAATCCCCAAACTGAGGCCCCACCATCTGAGGCCACTCCAGCACAGGCAGTACTGGATGAGCTGAGGGTCTCCAGCGtcagccccagctctgtgcagctgcagtggagcGTCCCCAAGGGCTCCTTTGACTCCTTCATGCTGCAGTACCGGGATGCTGAGGGCcagccccaggccctgcccatCGCTGGCGGGTCTCGCTCGGTGACGGTGCCAGGCCTGTCCCCATCCCGCCGGTACCGCTTCCACCTCTATGGGCTGCGTGGAGGGAAAAGGATTGATCGTGTCTCCACTGACACTGTCACAG CCGCAGAGAAGCCAGAAGAACTACCCCTGCCTACAGAGGAACCACAGCAGCATGAGAAACCCCAAACTGAGGCCCCCTCTGCTGAGGCACTCCCAGAACGTTCAGTGCTGGGGGACCTGAAGGTCTCGAGTGtcacccccagctctgtgcagctgcagtggagTGTCCCCGAGGGCCCCTTTGACTCCTTCATGCTGCAGTACCGGGATGCTGAGGGCcagccccaggccctgcccatTGATGGCGGGTCTCGCTCAGTGACTGTGCCggggctgtccccatcccaccggTACCGCTTCCACCTCTATGGgctgaggggaaagaaaaagattgaCCACGTCTCCACCGAGGCCATGACGG CCGCAGAAGAGCCAGAGGAACTGCCCCAGCCCACAGAGGAACCACAGGATGAGAATCCCCAAACTGAAGCCCCACCATCTGAGGCCACTCCAGCACAGGCAGTACTGGATGAGCTGAGGGTCTCCAGCGtcagccccagctctgtgcagctgcagtggagcGTCCCCAAGGGCTCCTTTGACTCCTTCATGCTGCAGTACCGGGATGCTGAGGGCcagccccaggccctgcccatCGCTGGCGGGTCTCGCTCGGTGACGGTGCCAGGCCTGTCCCCATCCCGCCGGTACCGCTTCCACCTCTATGGGCTGCGTGGAGGCAAAAGGATTGATCGTGTCTCCACTGACACTGTCACAG CCTCAGAGAAGCCGGAGAAACTACCCCTGCCTACAGAGGAACCACAGCATGAGAAACCCAAAACTGAGGCACCCGCAACTGAGGCACTCCCAGCACGAGCAGTTCTCAGTGAGCTGACAGtctccagtgtcacccccagctctgtgcagctgcagtggagcGTCCCCGAGGGTCCCTTTGACTCCTTCGTGCTGCAGTACCGGGATGCCCAAGGCcagccccaggccctgcccatTCATGGGGAATCTCGCTCAGTGACGGTGCCggggctgtccccatcccaccggTACCGCTTCCACCTCTATGggctgaggggaaggaaaaagattGACCACGTCTCCACGGAGGCCATGACGG CAGAAGAGCCAGAGGAACTGCCCCTGCCCACAGAGGAACCGCAGGATGAGAATCCCCAAACTGAGGCCCCACCATCTGAGGCCACTCCAGCACAGGCAGTACTGGATGAGCTGAGGGTCTCCAGCGtcagccccagctctgtgcagctgcagtggagcGTCCCCAAGGGCTCCTTTGACTCCTTCATGCTGCAGTACCGGGATGCTGAGGGCcagccccaggccctgcccatCGCTGGCGGGTCTCGCTCGGTGACGGTGCCAGGCCTGTCCCCATCCCGCCGGTACCGCTTCCACCTCTATGGGCTGCGTGGAGGGAAAAGGATTGATCGTGTCTCCACTGACACTGTCACAG CAGCCACAGACAAGACAGAGGAGCCACCCTCACCCTCCGAGGAGCCCCAAACTGAAGTCCTGCCAACTGACGACAACCAGCCTGAGCATACCCAAAATGAGGTCCCCCTGGTGcgggcagtgctgggagagctgagagtcgccagtgtcacccctgactctgtgcagctgcagtggagcGTCCCCGAGGGCCCCTTTGACTCCTTCATGCTGCAGTACCGGGATGCTGAGGGCcagccccaggccctgcccatTGATGGGGAATCTCGCTCCGTGACTGTGCCggggctgtccccatcccaccggTACCGCTTCCACCTCTATGGGCTGCGGGATGGGAAGAGGACCGACCGTGTCTCCACTGACATTATCACAG ctgcagccaagccagaGGAGCTGGCCCTGCCCTCAGAGGAGCCCAAGCCTGAGGTCATCTCATCTGATGCCCCACCAGcttgggcagagctgggggagctgaagGTCTCCAGTGTCACACCCAactctgtgcagctgcagtgggctgTCCCCAAGGGCCCCTTTGACTCCTTCATGCTGCAGTATCAGGATGTCCATGGCAAGCCTCAGGCCCTGCCCATTGATGGCAGGTCCCGTtcagtgacagtgccagggctgtccccatcccatcagTACCGCTTCCACCTCTACGGGTTGCAAGGTGGGAAAAGAGTTGACCATGTGTCCACCGATGTCGTCACAG atgcagcagtgccagagcagATGCCCATACCCTCAGTGGAGCCCCAACTGGAAGATCACAAACCTGAGCAGCCCCAAACCGAGGTCGACCAGGGACAGGATGCCCTGGGGAAGTTGAGGGTCTCCAACGTCACACCCAACTCCGTACAGCTGCAGTGGAGCATCTCTGAGGGCTCCTTTGACTCCTTTACACTGCAGTACAGGGATGCCCTGGGCCAGCCCCAAGCCCTGGCTGTTGATGGGGGGTCCCGCTCCGTGACAGTGCCtgggctgtccccatcccactggTATCGCTTCCACCTCTATGGAGTGCGGGGCAGGAAGAGGATTGACCGCGTCTCCACCGATGTTGtcacag ctgaccCAGAGGATCTGCCCCCACCCTCAATGGACACCCCAACTGAGGCCGCTCCATCTGAGGCCCCCTCGGCACGGGCAGTGCTGGGCGAGCTGAGGGtctccagtgtcacccccaaCTCTGTGCAGCTGCACTGGACTGTCCCAGAGGGCCACTTTGACTCCTTCATGCTGCAGTACCGGGATGCTGAGGGCcagccccaggccctgcccatCAATGGCAGGTTGCGCTCGGTGACGgtgccagggctgtccccatcccaccggTACCGCTTCCACCTCTACGGGCTGCGGGCCAGGAAGAAGATTGACCACGTCTCCACTGAGATTGTCATAGCTGACAGGGAAG CTGCAACTGTGCTAGAGGAGCTTCCCCTGCCCTCAGAGGAACCCCAAGATGAGAAACACCAAACTGAGGTCCCCACATCTGCACCCACCCTGGCGCAGGCAGTGCTGAAGGAGCTGACAGtctccagtgtcacccccagctctgtgcagctgcagtggagcGTCCCCAAGGGTCCCTTTGACTCCTTCATGCTGCAGTACCGGGATGCCCAAGGCcagccccaggccctgcccatCGCTGGTGGGTCCCGCTCGGTGACGGTGCCggggctgtccccatcccaccggTACCGCTTCCACCTCTATGggctgaggggaaggaaaaagattGCCCATGTTTCGACCGACATTGTCACAG CCACAGCCAAGACAGaggagctgcccctgccctcaGAGGAGCCCCAACCTGAGGACCCCAAAGGAAAAGACCCTCCAGCTGAGGCCACCCCATCTGAGGTCCCCCTGGAACGGGCAGTGCTGAGTGATCTGAGGGTTTCCAATATCACCCCTGactctgtgcagctgcagtggagcGTCCCCAAGGGCTCCTTTGACTCCTTCATGCTGCAGTATCAGGATGCTGAGGGCcagccccaggccctgcccatCGCTGGCGGGTCTCGCTCGGTGACGGTGCCAGGCCTGTCCCCATCCCGCCGGTACCGCTTCCACCTCTATGGGCTGCGTGGAGGGAAAAGGATTGACCACGTCTCCACTGAGACCACCACTG